One stretch of Prunus persica cultivar Lovell chromosome G1, Prunus_persica_NCBIv2, whole genome shotgun sequence DNA includes these proteins:
- the LOC18793844 gene encoding ninja-family protein AFP3, translated as MENMGEANEERRRAMEYLSLQIDKYPRDLLQRLMCSSNTQQSQYAEPSEEEESDELELNLGLSLGGRFGVDKSSKKKLIRSSSIAGTMPFVRDDNDPTTPAQVSCPASLMRTSSLPTETEEEWRKRKELQTLRRLEAKRRRSEKQRNSNSSKAEKEGVSLEEERRELEGGPNLRDKQQQPYDGASRVNRTVGPPFVLPSWAAAAAARQASVGGGVDALEKLKAEILGSLQGFGGQPTSQGSMESQGGSSSGMSELESKPLQGSSNCGEARSPASNQLLQERSNQDTVGSSGTGTAEDASRASRADVESKCKKPNSSEKSGRETRTNAMEDMPCVFTKGDGPNGRKVEGILYRYGKGEEVRIMCVCHGSFLSPAEFVKHAGGSDVTHPLRHIVVNPAATSFS; from the exons ATGGAAAACATGGGTGAAGCTAATGAAGAGCGAAGGAGAGCAATGGAATATCTGTCTTTGCAAATTGACAAGTACCCAAGAGATCTGCTGCAGAGATTAATGTGTAGCAGCAACACACAGCAGTCGCAGTATGCAGAGCctagtgaagaagaagagtcaGATGAGCTGGAGTTAAATCTCGGGCTTTCTTTGGGTGGCCGATTTGGGGTCGACAAGAGTTCCAAGAAAAAGCTAATCCGATCTTCATCCATTGCCGGAACTATGCCGTTTGTGAGAGACGACAACGACCCAACGACACCAGCGCAGGTGTCGTGCCCGGCGAGTCTGATGAGGACATCTTCACTTCCCACGGAGACAGAGGAGGAGTGGAGGAAGCGGAAGGAGTTGCAGACTCTGAGACGATTGGAGGCCAAAAGAAGAAGGTCAGAGAAGCAGAGGAACTCAAACTCAAGCAAGGCTGAGAAAGAAGGGGTCTCCTTGGAGGAGGAAAGGCGAGAACTTGAGGGGGGTCCCAATTTGAGGGATAAGCAGCAGCAGCCGTACGATGGGGCTAGTAGGGTTAATCGGACGGTAGGTCCGCCTTTTGTGTTGCCAAGTTGGGCTGCAGCCGCAGCTGCTAGGCAAGCTTCCGTTGGTGGTGGAGTGGATGCACTGGAAAAATTGAAAGCTGAGATTTTGGGTAGTTTACAGGGATTTGGAGGACAACCCACTTCGCAGGGTTCGATGGAGTCACAAGGAGGAAGCTCGTCAGGGATGTCAGAATTGGAGAGTAAACCTCTTCAAG GATCCAGCAATTGTGGTGAAGCAAGAAGCCCTGCTAGTAATCAGTTGTTGCAAGAACGAAGTAATCAAGACACCGTGGGCTCTTCAGGGACAGGGACAGCTGAGGATGCATCCAGAGCTTCCAGAGCTGATGTAGAAAGCAAGTGTAAGAAGCCAAATTCTTCAGAGAAAAGCGGACGGGAAACGAGGACGAATGCTATGGAGGACATGCcttgtgttttcacaaaaggaGACGGTCCTAATGGTAGAAAAGTAGAAGGAATCCTATACAGATATGGGAAGGGAGAGGAAGTAAGAATAATGTGTGTTTGCCATGGCAGCTTTCTCTCTCCAGCAGAGTTCGTGAAGCACGCAGGAGGAAGTGATGTCACTCACCCACTTAGGCATATAGTTGTAAACCCTGCTGCCACTTCCTTTTCGTAA